Below is a window of Candidatus Delongbacteria bacterium DNA.
TGTTGTTTCCAGTATGAAAGCATTGGGTTGTTCAGAACACGATCCTCTAAAATGTGAATTTGTAAAAGTTGCTCATCATGGCAGTAAAGCAAATAATAATAATGAATTACTCAGGCTAATAGACTCAAATAAATATGTTATTTCAACCAATGGAGCTAAACATTCTCACCCAAATAAACAGTTTTTAGCCAGACTGATAAATCAAAAAAATGATTGTGAAATATATTTTAACTATCCAGATCTCGCCAAAGCGATTTTCTCATTACAAGACAAAAGCGATTTTCCTGACTTCAGAATCTATGAAACCTCTCAATTGAAAACGACTATTTAATCATGAACATAGATGCTGCAAGAAAACATTGTGCAATAGTTAATGGCGGATCTGGGTGTATTTTACAACCAATGACTAATGAATATCTTTATATTCTTACCGCTAAACATAATATCGATAAGAATGGGGGGCAGATTGATGATGTTATTTACTTTGAATTCAATGGCAATGGTTGGGTTTCTAAAAAAATAACAATTGAAAGTACTACTCTGGGAGTAAATTACTTCATACATGATAATAGTGATATAGATGTTGCATTGATTAAAGTTGACTATATCGAAGGATTTGATAAGATATATCGTTTTGACAGACTAACTGACGTTAAAAACGATTTTCACTTACTAGGTTATCCAGAAATAAGAAGAAACGAGAATCCTGATAAAAATAGTGAGTGGTTTAGAAGAAATGATCACATACAAATATTTGACCCGAGGGAAAATTTGCAATTCGAAGCAGGAATACCTGGAAATCCAATTATTGAGGAAGTAAGAGGAGATTCTGGTGGCTGTATATTGAAAATCATTAATGGTCAGTTGTTCATTTCTGGTATTCAAAACAGAATGGCTAGTGCTAGTGAACAACTGGGGAAAATTAGATTTACATTGCTTTCGGCATTTGATGAAATAATTGAAAAGCATCCTGATTTACTCGCACCTATTCTCCCATATCATTTAAAATCTTTCTCTTTCTTAAAAGATGAGGCTTTTAATTTAAGAGCAGGTTTTTATGAGGAAGACATACTCTTTGTCAAAAACTTTCTTAGAGACAAGACAGAGCTTGTTGTTAAAAGCTCAATTACTCCCTTGTGCATTAAGAACCTTTTTAAATCTCGATTGCTACTATTCAAACAGAAAGATGAGGTTCTTCATTCAAAACATATATGGATAATCTGGCTAGAATTTCTCACTATTCTTAACATTTTAAAGAATAAAGAAATTCCAGAAAGTGATTTAGATGATATTTTCAATGATATAAGATTAGTTTACACCGATTATCAAGGAGATTGGTCTGATGAATTAACCAATTTGGTATATTCAGATTTTAAAGGTCTTAGAAAAGATGGATTAGTAGTTGTTGGAATCTCAACACCGCCTGATGATGGAGAAACATACATATTAGAGAAAAACATACCTCATATAGCCAGTGCAATTAAAACTAGAAAAAGAGAGCTTAAGAGAAACTTACTACAAATTGATGATGGTATAAATTTTCCTTTAGAGGATTATACATTTATTCACATCGAATATTTTAAAAAGAAAGCCATAGTCAGTAAACACGCAGAGTATTCAGATATTCTTGAAGATGATGTTTTATTAGAAAAATTGAAAAACGAATATAAAATCCTTATTGATCATGAACAGTGATATTGTTGATATTTTACAGAAATCTTTCCCTAATTCAAAATTTGAAATACTTCAGGAAAAATTTGGTGGAGATATCTATAGCTTCTTTATTTTGAGTGATCATGAAGAAGAGGTAGAAAAAAACTGGGAAAATATTAGGAACAAGGTTGGTGTATATTTCCAATCCAAGTTACATTCAGAATTTGAAATTTGGAATCTTTATCTATTTTTTATTACCCCTGAGTCAGTCAATAAAGATTTAAAACACAAAATCGAGCACGATACGGTTTCTAGCCGAAAAATTGTTATTGATAATTACCAAGATGAATTAAATAATGACAGACAAAAAGAGCTATTCAAAAAGCATATAGCATTTGATAATATTATCGAAGAGGTTAAGGATGATATAAAGGGAATTGAAAAAAATTCAATCATTTATGATGCTCTAAATAAGATTCAGGCTCCCTCAAAAAAAATGGAGCAATCTGAATATATGGGTTTGGTACTTAAAGAAATTGAAAAGTCACTGAAAAATGAAATTTAAGAAAGTAGAAATACAGGCATTTAGAGCATATCAAAGTGTTGAAGATGGCACGTTTGACTTTGAAATAGAAGATGCTAAAGAAAAAGATACAGCAGATTTCGTTTCAATTTATGCTCCCAACGGTTTTGGGAAAACTTCGTTTTATGATGCAGTGGAGTACGGTATAACAAACAGTATTGACCGTTTTTTGAAGAGTCCTCAACCAAAAGATATAGCTACGAACGAACGTAAACTATATAAAAACAAACGCGGACAATGGATTTTAAGAAACAGATATGTGGAAGATGAAAGCATTGCTTCTGAAGTTCGTTTGTACACAACACAACGTTCAAATCCTATTACTCGAAAAGTTCCTTCAAATAGAAGAAGTAACAGTACTGATTTTCATTTTGACAGGAGTAAGATTAAAAATGAATATTTTCAGACGGTTATTCTGTCTCAAGAATGGATAGACGCTTTTCTTAAAGTCGATGATCCCAAGGATCGATATGAGAAGTTTATGAGTTATTTTGGAGATACCGAAACAGCTGAATATTATAAAAAAGTCGTTAATCTTATTTTACAATATGAAGGTAAAATCAAAGAGTTAAAGATAAAGCTACGAAGCAAACAATTGGAACTTAATTTTGAAGGAGACAAGGAGATATTAAAAAAGGTAAATGAAAAAATTAAGGAACTCAATGACTCTGGAGAGAAGCTAAAAACAATTGATGAATTTTATACAATTGATGAATCCGTAAGTCTGGCAAACACTTTAACAGAAAGAATCAATGTCCTAAACTCCGAGAAAGTAGATAAGGAAAACGTTATTCAATTTTTAAATGAAGTATTTGCAGGAGGAGATTCAATAAAAAGTATTGGAATCTACTACGATTCAAGGGATCAAAGAACAAAGCTTGATAAAAGAAATGAAGAGCTTAATGCTAAGCTTAAAAAGTTTAGGCAAAAAGAAAACCTGAATGCAGAAAGAGCAAATCTGAATGAAAAACAGCAAGAGCTTTTCAGAAAAGAGGAACATTTGAATGAACTAATAAAAATGTTCCCCTTCTATGAGAAAGTTTCAACTGAGATTAAAGAAAATGAATCAGAAATATTAATAGGAAACGATAGGAAAATAGAAACTGACAGAAAAATAAAAGCCCTACAGTTAAAGGAAGCAAAGACGAAAACCGAATTAAACCAAGCACAAACGCAGTTAAAGTCTCAACGTGAGCATTTGGAGAAAATAGAAAACCTACAGTCCAAGACTACAAAAGACAATGTGAAGTATATAAAAGTAGTACGGGATATAAATGAACTAAAAAAGAAAATAGAAATACAATTCAAGGAGAAACAATTTGTCGATCTCAAAACTGCAAATTATGAACGATCTTTAGAAGATTTAAGTATTAATAAATATCCTTCACCTTACGAAGAAGACTTTATTGACTATAAAGAAGCGTTACAAGACATTGAAAGACTTCAAAAGTCAATAAAAGAAAAAGATGATGAATTAAAGCTTCTCAAACAAAAAATAAAAGAGCAACAAGAATTGGCAAAGGATATCGAAGCTTTTATTGCTAAGGGGGCAGAAATTGCAGATAAG
It encodes the following:
- a CDS encoding AAA family ATPase, with amino-acid sequence MKFKKVEIQAFRAYQSVEDGTFDFEIEDAKEKDTADFVSIYAPNGFGKTSFYDAVEYGITNSIDRFLKSPQPKDIATNERKLYKNKRGQWILRNRYVEDESIASEVRLYTTQRSNPITRKVPSNRRSNSTDFHFDRSKIKNEYFQTVILSQEWIDAFLKVDDPKDRYEKFMSYFGDTETAEYYKKVVNLILQYEGKIKELKIKLRSKQLELNFEGDKEILKKVNEKIKELNDSGEKLKTIDEFYTIDESVSLANTLTERINVLNSEKVDKENVIQFLNEVFAGGDSIKSIGIYYDSRDQRTKLDKRNEELNAKLKKFRQKENLNAERANLNEKQQELFRKEEHLNELIKMFPFYEKVSTEIKENESEILIGNDRKIETDRKIKALQLKEAKTKTELNQAQTQLKSQREHLEKIENLQSKTTKDNVKYIKVVRDINELKKKIEIQFKEKQFVDLKTANYERSLEDLSINKYPSPYEEDFIDYKEALQDIERLQKSIKEKDDELKLLKQKIKEQQELAKDIEAFIAKGAEIADKSQSSTCPLCSQVYGSFYELSEKISNNKFLSKELSDLLKSRSEIETKVSKQRQLSKVKTDSLRKAIQKIISDKKESLASMHEKMDTSKNLLKTLEEDSKILQGEIDELKNLLNGLSFDEYRKNALDNLRAFETKIKELNNALNKTQSDLKQLLSDDENIARKADVLRRTIEELKKDKNYKAIISFFNVEFPDQETTTEKLSEKIATISKELQSISTTKKEIYNKQKELDETLKDTTEELVQKELKEAELKLEELQKIIIPFERKLKTQFGFVVNEQDKQKLTDQLENIKDKELKIIESLKQKILNLNLLKELKKDVEPFLEYQEAKKEEAELLKEKRFLEKKVKPLLEQEKGKVSSYLDNQVRSFFYEDLINDLYKRIDPHPDYKTIKFVCDFKENKPKLNVCLYRNDSEDAPIIPNLYFSTAQLNILSLSIFLAKALNAKDDKESPINCIFIDDPIQSMDSINILSTIDLFRSIVVNQEKQIILSTHDENFHNLLKKKMPSGLFKSKFMELETFGKVKK